The following proteins come from a genomic window of Montipora foliosa isolate CH-2021 chromosome 2, ASM3666993v2, whole genome shotgun sequence:
- the LOC137992015 gene encoding uncharacterized protein isoform X2, which yields MMDSGDTAFLSSLLSIARDLTGEDFENLKFLCQGTVPANRLENVSRPRELFLELIHCCDLSEENKDPLSSLLFHIARHDLRNRLLDIEGGAVTRAFTYWGGIPCNVPNFVGRKGQCSAVLEKLAPNGCCRIISITGPPGFGKSAIAIQVGHELIAQRKATVYYVSLRDLGSLNSMANSLLGALQIVASREPIRQAKRYLQTITKHSVIILDNAEDLLFPQVKDEFCNFIEDVAETASHVKILITSRQSITFFSVEMFQLRLDSLCPDHGKELLLLLDPNVTEDDAKQLAHHCGGVPLVLRTTGALLAKGVDAKALINEFEMSPVSTLKSFSLNSLSHNHQLFNCLGICFDRLGADQQVALITLTVFPTTFTASDAHFLFRDRSKYNLEMLLQNLVDNSMLQFDHLSKQYYVHSIIQSFCLDQALPEANNLSPTYKEAQKLFNIHYLVMLKELYSLFLSMECLKAFEMFLINRRNIRQVLNNSLVDPDLQEMCIDTAIAVCPFLAKMLRKEKFLSVYGKFTSLCKANKDKKRHSDCLTAEAYCILSHCACHLPCPSAVARFREADRLQRELGDDKSAMRAICLSKLGRCHGQSKDLEQAIPLIQRAIEITENLKDRIFVAVGYKDIGAAYAFNGAHWEANKIRKEKSLPVYLELLGDHPFTATLMEGMGASYLALEDYDNSIKYIREALRMRKQFLGDHQETARSYHDLGKLCKEI from the exons ATGATGGATTCAGGAGACACTGCGTTTCTGTCTTCGCTTCTCTCGATTGCCCGAGATCTCACTGGGGAGGATTTTGAAAACCTGAAGTTTCTTTGTCAGGGAACGGTACCAGCGAATCGGCTTGAAAATGTTAGTCGTCCCCGTGAACTATTTCTTGAGTTAATACACTGCTGTGACCTTAGCGAGGAGAATAAAGATCCGCTTTCTTCATTACTCTTTCACATTGCTCGGCATGACCTCAGGAATCGACTGCTAGACATTGAAG gTGGTGCTGTAACAAGAGCTTTCACCTACTGGGGTGGAATTccttgcaatgttccaaatttTGTTGGTCGAAAAGGACAGTGTTCTGCTGTTCTAGAAAAACTTGCTCCAAATGGCTGTTGCAGGATTATATCCATCACAGGTCCACCTGGCTTTGGCAAGTCTGCTATTGCTATACAAGTAGGACATGAACTTATTGCACAAAGGAAAGCGACGGTGTATTATGTTTCGTTAAGAGACTTAGGATCATTAAACAGTATGGCTAATTCCCTTCTTGGTGCTCTTCAAATTGTAGCTAGCAGAGAACCTATACGACAAGCAAAGCGTTATCTGCAAACCATAACCAAGCATTCTGTTATCATTCTTGACAATGCAGAAGATTTGCTGTTTCCTCAGGTGAAAGATGAATTTTGTAACTTTATTGAAGATGTTGCAGAAACTGCTTCTCATGTCAAAATTTTGATTACCTCCCGCCAGTcaataacatttttttctgtAGAAATGTTTCAACTGCGTCTAGATTCCCTTTGCCCAGATCATGGAAAAGAGTTACTATTGCTGCTAGATCCCAATGTCACTGAAGATGATGCGAAACAACTTGCTCACCACTGTGGTGGAGTGCCATTAGTACTTCGAACTACGGGAGCTCTCCTTGCAAAGGGAGTTGATGCTAAGGCACTGATCAACGAATTTGAAATGAGCCCAGTTTCAACTCTTAAGTCATTTAGTCTTAATTCACTGTCCCATAACCATCAACTATTCAACTGTCTTGGAATCTGCTTTGACAGGCTTGGTGCTGATCAGCAAGTGGCTCTTATAACTTTGACTGTGTTCCCAACGACATTTACAGCCTCAGATGCCCATTTTCTTTTCAGGGACCGTTCTAAATATAACTTGGAAATGTTGCTTCAAAATCTTGTTGATAATTCCATGCTTCAGTTTGATCACTTGTCTAAACAGTATTATGTTCACAGTATTATCCAGTCTTTTTGCCTTGATCAAGCTCTCCCAGAAGCTAATAATTTGTCTCCAACTTATAAAGAAGCTCAAAAGCTATTCAATATTCACTATTTAGTGATGTTGAAAGAGCTCTATTCTCTTTTTCTGAGCATGGAATGCCTCAAGGCTTTTGAGATGTTTCTGATCAATCGTCGAAACATCAGGCAGGTTTTGAATAACTCTTTGGTTGACCCAGACTTGCAAGAAATGTGCATTGACACAGCAATTGCTGTTTGCCCTTTCTTAGCCAAGATGCTACGTAAAGAaaagtttctttcagtttacGGTAAATTCACATCCCTCTGTAAagcaaacaaagacaaaaagcGTCACAGTGATTGTTTGACTGCAGAAGCATACTGCATCCTTTCTCACTGTGCTTGTCACCTTCCTTGTCCATCTGCTGTGGCCCGCTTCAGAGAGGCAGACAGGTTACAAAGAGAGCTTGGAGATGATAAGTCAGCCATGCGTGCGATTTGTTTGAGTAAACTTGGTCGCTGTCATGGACAGTCAAAGGATCTTGAGCAAGCTATTCCACTTATCCAAAGAGCCATTGAGATCACAGAGAACCTCAAGGATAGGATTTTTGTTGCTGTTGGGTACAAAGATATTGGAG CTGCCTATGCGTTCAATGGTGCTCATTGGGAAGCAAATAAAATACGGAAAGAGAAGTCACTTCCAGTGTATCTTGAGTTGCTTGGTGACCATCCTTTCACTGCAACTTTAATGGAAGGCATGGGAGCATCGTACTTGGCCCTTGAAGACTATGACAATTCAATTAAGTACATTCGTGAGGCATTGCGCATGAGGAAACAATTTCTCGGTGATCACCAAGAAACTGCACGCTCATATCATGATCTTGGAAAg
- the LOC137992015 gene encoding uncharacterized protein isoform X1: protein MMDSGDTAFLSSLLSIARDLTGEDFENLKFLCQGTVPANRLENVSRPRELFLELIHCCDLSEENKDPLSSLLFHIARHDLRNRLLDIEGGAVTRAFTYWGGIPCNVPNFVGRKGQCSAVLEKLAPNGCCRIISITGPPGFGKSAIAIQVGHELIAQRKATVYYVSLRDLGSLNSMANSLLGALQIVASREPIRQAKRYLQTITKHSVIILDNAEDLLFPQVKDEFCNFIEDVAETASHVKILITSRQSITFFSVEMFQLRLDSLCPDHGKELLLLLDPNVTEDDAKQLAHHCGGVPLVLRTTGALLAKGVDAKALINEFEMSPVSTLKSFSLNSLSHNHQLFNCLGICFDRLGADQQVALITLTVFPTTFTASDAHFLFRDRSKYNLEMLLQNLVDNSMLQFDHLSKQYYVHSIIQSFCLDQALPEANNLSPTYKEAQKLFNIHYLVMLKELYSLFLSMECLKAFEMFLINRRNIRQVLNNSLVDPDLQEMCIDTAIAVCPFLAKMLRKEKFLSVYGKFTSLCKANKDKKRHSDCLTAEAYCILSHCACHLPCPSAVARFREADRLQRELGDDKSAMRAICLSKLGRCHGQSKDLEQAIPLIQRAIEITENLKDRIFVAVGYKDIGAAYAFNGAHWEANKIRKEKSLPVYLELLGDHPFTATLMEGMGASYLALEDYDNSIKYIREALRMRKQFLGDHQETARSYHDLGKVLAVQGNLAEALAVLRSALEIQDKALGNHQETTRSHREIAHVLKKLGRHEEARTEELMAEQRTLSIDDPQPEN from the exons ATGATGGATTCAGGAGACACTGCGTTTCTGTCTTCGCTTCTCTCGATTGCCCGAGATCTCACTGGGGAGGATTTTGAAAACCTGAAGTTTCTTTGTCAGGGAACGGTACCAGCGAATCGGCTTGAAAATGTTAGTCGTCCCCGTGAACTATTTCTTGAGTTAATACACTGCTGTGACCTTAGCGAGGAGAATAAAGATCCGCTTTCTTCATTACTCTTTCACATTGCTCGGCATGACCTCAGGAATCGACTGCTAGACATTGAAG gTGGTGCTGTAACAAGAGCTTTCACCTACTGGGGTGGAATTccttgcaatgttccaaatttTGTTGGTCGAAAAGGACAGTGTTCTGCTGTTCTAGAAAAACTTGCTCCAAATGGCTGTTGCAGGATTATATCCATCACAGGTCCACCTGGCTTTGGCAAGTCTGCTATTGCTATACAAGTAGGACATGAACTTATTGCACAAAGGAAAGCGACGGTGTATTATGTTTCGTTAAGAGACTTAGGATCATTAAACAGTATGGCTAATTCCCTTCTTGGTGCTCTTCAAATTGTAGCTAGCAGAGAACCTATACGACAAGCAAAGCGTTATCTGCAAACCATAACCAAGCATTCTGTTATCATTCTTGACAATGCAGAAGATTTGCTGTTTCCTCAGGTGAAAGATGAATTTTGTAACTTTATTGAAGATGTTGCAGAAACTGCTTCTCATGTCAAAATTTTGATTACCTCCCGCCAGTcaataacatttttttctgtAGAAATGTTTCAACTGCGTCTAGATTCCCTTTGCCCAGATCATGGAAAAGAGTTACTATTGCTGCTAGATCCCAATGTCACTGAAGATGATGCGAAACAACTTGCTCACCACTGTGGTGGAGTGCCATTAGTACTTCGAACTACGGGAGCTCTCCTTGCAAAGGGAGTTGATGCTAAGGCACTGATCAACGAATTTGAAATGAGCCCAGTTTCAACTCTTAAGTCATTTAGTCTTAATTCACTGTCCCATAACCATCAACTATTCAACTGTCTTGGAATCTGCTTTGACAGGCTTGGTGCTGATCAGCAAGTGGCTCTTATAACTTTGACTGTGTTCCCAACGACATTTACAGCCTCAGATGCCCATTTTCTTTTCAGGGACCGTTCTAAATATAACTTGGAAATGTTGCTTCAAAATCTTGTTGATAATTCCATGCTTCAGTTTGATCACTTGTCTAAACAGTATTATGTTCACAGTATTATCCAGTCTTTTTGCCTTGATCAAGCTCTCCCAGAAGCTAATAATTTGTCTCCAACTTATAAAGAAGCTCAAAAGCTATTCAATATTCACTATTTAGTGATGTTGAAAGAGCTCTATTCTCTTTTTCTGAGCATGGAATGCCTCAAGGCTTTTGAGATGTTTCTGATCAATCGTCGAAACATCAGGCAGGTTTTGAATAACTCTTTGGTTGACCCAGACTTGCAAGAAATGTGCATTGACACAGCAATTGCTGTTTGCCCTTTCTTAGCCAAGATGCTACGTAAAGAaaagtttctttcagtttacGGTAAATTCACATCCCTCTGTAAagcaaacaaagacaaaaagcGTCACAGTGATTGTTTGACTGCAGAAGCATACTGCATCCTTTCTCACTGTGCTTGTCACCTTCCTTGTCCATCTGCTGTGGCCCGCTTCAGAGAGGCAGACAGGTTACAAAGAGAGCTTGGAGATGATAAGTCAGCCATGCGTGCGATTTGTTTGAGTAAACTTGGTCGCTGTCATGGACAGTCAAAGGATCTTGAGCAAGCTATTCCACTTATCCAAAGAGCCATTGAGATCACAGAGAACCTCAAGGATAGGATTTTTGTTGCTGTTGGGTACAAAGATATTGGAG CTGCCTATGCGTTCAATGGTGCTCATTGGGAAGCAAATAAAATACGGAAAGAGAAGTCACTTCCAGTGTATCTTGAGTTGCTTGGTGACCATCCTTTCACTGCAACTTTAATGGAAGGCATGGGAGCATCGTACTTGGCCCTTGAAGACTATGACAATTCAATTAAGTACATTCGTGAGGCATTGCGCATGAGGAAACAATTTCTCGGTGATCACCAAGAAACTGCACGCTCATATCATGATCTTGGAAAg